The Mesorhizobium sp. B1-1-8 genome contains a region encoding:
- a CDS encoding BMP family ABC transporter substrate-binding protein: MKKLLIALMTTTAALSLAASAQAADKLKACWVYTGPIGDFGYSYQHDQGRLEVEKALGDKVETAYLENVSEGPDADRAFERLAREKCKIIFGTSFGFMDAEVKVAKKFPKVMFEHATGFKTGANLGIYNARFYEGRYVLGQIAAKESKKGLAGYIVSFPIPEVVMGINSFMLGAQSINPNFKVKIVWVNSWFDPGKEADAAKALFDQGADIIVQHTDSTAALQVAEERKLHGFGQSSDMIKFAPNAQLTSLTDEWGPYYISRVQAAIDGTWKPDNVWLGIKDGAVKLAPFTNMPDDVKAMAEATEKKIAGGWNPFTGPVAKQDGSPWLKDGEVADDGTLLGMNFYVKGVDDKLPQ, encoded by the coding sequence ATGAAAAAACTGCTTATTGCACTGATGACCACAACCGCGGCCCTGTCGCTGGCGGCGTCCGCTCAAGCCGCCGACAAGCTGAAGGCATGCTGGGTCTACACCGGTCCGATCGGCGACTTCGGCTATTCCTACCAGCACGACCAGGGCCGGCTCGAAGTCGAGAAGGCGCTCGGCGACAAGGTCGAGACCGCCTATCTAGAAAACGTTTCGGAAGGCCCAGACGCCGACCGCGCCTTCGAGCGCCTGGCGCGCGAGAAGTGCAAGATCATCTTCGGCACCTCCTTCGGCTTCATGGACGCCGAAGTGAAGGTCGCCAAGAAATTCCCCAAGGTGATGTTCGAGCACGCCACCGGCTTCAAGACCGGCGCCAATCTCGGCATCTACAACGCCCGCTTCTATGAAGGCCGCTACGTGCTCGGTCAGATCGCGGCCAAGGAATCGAAGAAGGGCCTTGCCGGCTACATCGTCTCCTTCCCGATCCCGGAAGTGGTGATGGGCATCAACTCCTTCATGCTCGGCGCGCAGTCGATCAATCCGAACTTCAAGGTCAAGATCGTCTGGGTGAACTCCTGGTTCGATCCGGGCAAGGAAGCCGATGCCGCCAAGGCGCTGTTCGACCAGGGCGCCGACATCATCGTGCAGCACACCGATTCCACCGCGGCCCTGCAGGTCGCCGAGGAGCGCAAGCTGCACGGTTTCGGCCAGTCCTCCGACATGATCAAGTTCGCGCCGAACGCGCAGTTGACTTCACTGACCGACGAATGGGGCCCGTATTATATCAGCCGCGTCCAGGCCGCCATCGACGGCACCTGGAAACCCGACAATGTCTGGCTCGGCATCAAGGACGGCGCGGTGAAGCTCGCGCCCTTCACCAACATGCCCGACGACGTGAAGGCGATGGCCGAGGCGACCGAGAAGAAGATCGCCGGCGGCTGGAACCCCTTCACCGGGCCGGTCGCCAAGCAGGACGGCTCGCCATGGCTGAAGGACGGCGAGGTCGCCGACGACGGCACGCTGCTCGGCATGAATTTTTACGTCAAGGGCGTCGACGACAAGCTGCCGCAGTGA
- the ltrA gene encoding group II intron reverse transcriptase/maturase has protein sequence MRRKTQLELAFSEMGAGEARDRSGAGTEARAANAASESPAAMAGPCMEAIVERDNLRKALAQVRRNKGAPGIDGMSVEALALHLKDHWPELRAQLLEGSYKPQPVRRVEIPKASGGTRPLGIPTVLDRFIQQAVMQELQDAWDDGFSASSYGFRPARSAHQAVAAAQAFIASGHRIVVDIDLEKFFDRVNHDILMGLVAKRVSDPRLLRLIRGFLTSGVLEGGLVGPIDEGTPQGGPLSPLLSNLMLDELDKELERRKHCFVRYADDCNIYVRSVRAGERVMASVERFLDRRLKLKVNTHKSAVAPSHRRKFLGFSFTDEKTPRRRIAPEAVARFKERVRVLTMRTRGASLVLIAKELSTYLKGWRGYFGFCETPSVLRDLDRWIRRRLRSIAWKQWTRGRTRFAELRRRGVGRELAAQTAGSAHGPWRISNSPALAIALPNAFLASIGLASIEPAKTA, from the coding sequence ATGCGGCGGAAAACCCAGCTTGAGCTGGCCTTCTCCGAGATGGGAGCGGGTGAAGCCCGCGACCGCTCTGGGGCAGGGACCGAAGCCCGTGCGGCGAACGCCGCCTCCGAAAGCCCGGCGGCGATGGCCGGACCGTGCATGGAAGCGATTGTCGAGCGCGACAATCTGAGGAAGGCGCTGGCGCAGGTCCGGCGCAACAAGGGAGCGCCGGGGATCGACGGCATGAGTGTCGAGGCCTTGGCGCTGCATCTGAAAGACCACTGGCCCGAACTTCGTGCCCAATTGCTCGAAGGCTCCTACAAGCCGCAACCGGTGCGGCGCGTCGAAATCCCGAAGGCGTCCGGCGGCACCCGTCCGCTCGGCATCCCGACAGTGCTCGACCGCTTTATCCAGCAGGCGGTGATGCAGGAGCTGCAGGACGCATGGGATGACGGGTTCAGCGCGTCGAGCTACGGGTTCCGACCCGCACGCTCGGCACATCAGGCGGTTGCCGCGGCGCAAGCGTTCATCGCGTCGGGCCACCGCATCGTGGTGGACATCGACCTGGAGAAGTTCTTCGACCGGGTCAACCACGACATCCTGATGGGGCTGGTGGCCAAGCGGGTATCCGATCCGCGCCTCCTTCGTCTGATCCGGGGCTTTCTGACCTCGGGAGTGCTCGAAGGCGGGCTGGTCGGCCCAATCGATGAGGGAACGCCGCAAGGCGGCCCGCTCTCGCCGCTGCTGTCGAATCTGATGCTGGACGAACTCGACAAGGAACTGGAGCGACGCAAGCATTGCTTCGTGCGTTACGCCGACGACTGCAACATCTATGTGCGCAGTGTGCGGGCGGGTGAACGGGTGATGGCCAGCGTCGAACGCTTCCTCGACAGGCGTCTGAAGCTGAAGGTCAACACGCACAAGAGCGCGGTCGCCCCGTCGCACCGGCGCAAGTTCCTCGGCTTCAGCTTCACGGACGAGAAGACGCCAAGGCGTCGGATCGCGCCTGAGGCGGTCGCCCGGTTCAAGGAGCGCGTGCGGGTGCTGACGATGCGGACGCGGGGCGCAAGCCTCGTGCTGATAGCCAAGGAGCTGTCGACCTATCTGAAAGGATGGCGCGGCTACTTCGGCTTTTGCGAAACCCCGTCGGTGCTGCGCGACCTCGACCGGTGGATCAGGCGAAGGCTGCGATCCATCGCATGGAAACAGTGGACGCGCGGGCGCACCCGCTTCGCGGAGCTGCGGCGCCGGGGTGTCGGGCGCGAGCTGGCGGCACAAACCGCCGGCAGTGCGCACGGTCCCTGGCGCATCAGCAACAGTCCCGCGCTCGCCATTGCCCTGCCAAATGCTTTCCTCGCAAGCATCGGCCTCGCTTCCATCGAACCCGCCAAGACCGCATAA